Proteins from a genomic interval of Musa acuminata AAA Group cultivar baxijiao chromosome BXJ1-9, Cavendish_Baxijiao_AAA, whole genome shotgun sequence:
- the LOC135592941 gene encoding uncharacterized protein LOC135592941, protein MVFGDCHTPFPAMLHGLNSPKGRLILIEALVLLGTVLLFLLIIFGSFRRRSGNTVIQGVVWVAYTCSTYLVVYTVGLMQSSGVNNGLLALWGICLSLVLGSAISISAYGLEDNENWKKNLVEHMIYIFIICGLVGTYVRLTHSGFKVPVIVLSILTAARVGQRTDAFRMATKTNGQKKSKLIADYKKYEPELTPQDEPDPTNMRGYNYLVYGEDRVGRICKAPDYLLRIEITDHRVITVNKIWRCTGSLLNSSGDPEGRLKDICLSFALFKLIQRRFSGYQHAESSLQKTRDFVIRGLLSNDDDAHERAFRVIENKLGQFSLLEHCDYKPTAKNKLYNKTCEIVGKARAGQKQSKRLKLPREVKKAVVRWLKLNHDALPTNGISSLQRNGVIAQLSWACNLETHAQVILVWHIATSLCEIHGSRVERAKVTSMEMKDNQVVANSLSRYCAYLVGFVPDLLPDNGFVAQLIFDNAVKEASSLLGTFNLDQRFRSMMNLSDTSQTVVCRGATLGKQLIDMETPEMRWKVMAEFWVEMILFLAPSDNAKAHAEGLARGGEFITHLWALLSHAGILGRGHSCIL, encoded by the exons atggtgttcgGTGATTGTCATACTCCCTTTCCCGCAATGCTTCATGGCTTGAACTCCCCGAAGGGCAGACTCATCCTTATCGAAGCCCTGGTTCTGTTGGGGACAGTCCTTCTGTTTCTGCTGATCATCTTCGGTTCGTTCCGGCGCCGGTCCGGCAACACTGTCATCCAAGGCGTCGTCTGGGTTGCTTACACATGCTCCACCTACTTGGTTGTCTACACCGTTGGACTAATGCAATCCTCAGGCGTCAATAATGGATTGCTTGCGCTATGGGGCATTTGCTTGTCTTTGGTACTCGGAAGCGCCATCTCCATTTCAGCTTATGGCCTTGAAGACAATGAAAATTGGAAAAAGAATTTAGTAGAACATATGATATACATATTTATTATTTGTGGCTTGGTGGGCACATATGTCCGCCTCACCCACTCCGGCTTCAAAGTCCCGGTTATTGTACTTTCGATTCTGACGGCTGCCAGAGTAGGTCAACGGACAGATGCATTTCGAATGGCCACTAAAACAAACGGGCAGAAGAAAAGCAAATTAATAGCAGACTACAAGAAATACGAGCCCGAATTGACGCCTCAAGATGAACCCGATCCCACGAACATGAGAGGATACAATTATCTGGTTTATGGAGAAGATCGTGTTGGTCGTATCTGTAAAGCTCCTGACTACTTACTCCGAATAGAAATAACTGATCATCGGGTAATCACCGTCAACAAAATCTGGCGGTGCACTGGAAGTCTGCTGAACTCGAGCGGAGATCCAGAAGGGCGTTTGAAAGACATTTGTCTCTCGTTTGCCCTGTTCAAGCTAATTCAGCGTAGATTTTCTGGCTATCAACATGCTGAGAGCAGCCTCCAAAAGACCCGGGACTTTGTAATTCGGGGATTGCTGTCCAACGATGATGATGCTCATGAAAGAGCCTTCAGGGTGATCGAG AATAAGCTGGGTCAGTTTTCGCTTCTTGAACATTGTGATTATAAGCCAACAGCCAAGAACAAGTTATATAACAAGACATGTGAAATTGTTGGGAAGGCCAGAGCTGGCCAAAAGCAAAGCAAGCGATTAAAGCTGCCAAGGGAGGTAAAGAAAGCAGTCGTCCGttggctcaaactcaaccatgacGCCCTGCCGACCAACGGAATTTCGTCTCTGCAACGAAATGGAGTGATCGCACAGCTTTCATGGGCCTGCAATCTTGAAACTCACGCGCAGGTAATATTGGTTTGGCATATAGCCACTTCTCTGTGTGAGATCCACGGATCCCGAGTGGAGCGCGCAAAGGTTACTTCGATGGAGATGAAGGATAACCAAGTAGTTGCTAACAGCTTATCGCGATATTGTGCATACTTGGTAGGTTTTGTTCCAGATCTTCTACCGGACAACGGTTTTGTAGCTCAGTTGATCTTTGATAACGCAGTAAAGGAAGCTTCCTCGCTACTCGGGACATTCAACTTGGACCAAAGGTTTCGAAGTATGATGAACCTAAGTGACACTTCTCAGACTGTCGTTTGTAGGGGTGCGACACTGGGAAAGCAGTTGATAGACATGGAGACGCCAGAGATGCGATGGAAGGTGATGGCGGAATTTTGGGTGGAGATGATCCTGTTCCTTGCTCCATCAGACAATGCAAAAGCTCATGCGGAGGGTCTTGCAAGAGGTGGGGAGTTCATCACGCATCTGTGGGCGTTACTTTCCCATGCAGGCATACTTGGAAGAGGCCATAGCTGCATACTTTAG
- the LOC135594252 gene encoding NDR1/HIN1-like protein 13 translates to MPSMYSSPGLPTQTWSNPHRRTRLSAHRIRESLTSRFAKCLCSILLSLVLVAGIIVFILWLSLRPHRPRFHLVAFAAPGVATPAGLSGSPISFNVTDRNANAKIGIYYDAMFGSVYYKDRVVGSGPVMFPFFQPPKNTTLITGQLSGSAIEAGGTLSSQLSAEAAAGRAELRLELNSTIRFKVKTWDTHHHHLHVECDLVVGSDGSILPESKNIKCPIYF, encoded by the coding sequence ATGCCCTCCATGTATTCGTCACCCGGCCTCCCCACGCAAACCTGGTCCAACCCTCACCGTCGAACCCGATTAAGTGCGCACCGGATTCGTGAAAGCCTGACGAGCCGGTTCGCTAAGTGCCTCTGCTCCATTCTTCTTTCCCTCGTCCTCGTTGCAGGCATCATCGTCTTCATTCTCTGGCTCAGCCTCCGTCCTCATCGACCCCGATTCCATCTCGTCGCGTTCGCTGCCCCCGGTGTCGCCACCCCGGCCGGTCTATCCGGCTCACCCATTTCCTTCAATGTGACGGACCGGAACGCAAACGCGAAAATTGGCATTTATTACGATGCCATGTTCGGTTCGGTCTACTACAAGGACCGGGTGGTCGGGTCCGGGCCGGTCATGTTCCCCTTCTTTCAGCCTCCGAAGAACACCACGCTGATAACTGGGCAGCTGAGTGGGTCGGCGATCGAGGCTGGGGGCACGTTATCGTCGCAATTGTCGGCAGAAGCGGCGGCCGGCCGCGCCGAGCTGCGGCTCGAGCTCAACTCGACCATCCGGTTCAAGGTGAAGACATGGGACACCCACCACCATCATTTGCATGTGGAGTGCGACCTGGTCGTGGGCTCGGATGGAAGTATACTGCCGGAGTCCAAGAACATCAAGTGCCCCATCTATTTCTAA